tatatacgTGCGTATATCCGTCAGCCGTACATATGCATCTATTTCcaaacatatatacgtacgtAAGCATGCATTCAAATCCCTCCACACATTCCtcacgcatatatatatatatatatatatatatatatatatatatatatctgcctCTAGTCTTCACACATAGATATCTCCAGAGACGTGTATTATATGCAGCGGAGGTGTGTGCTGAATAGGTTGTTGAAGATTTTCGTTTGTTTTTCAGGCGTTTTTGGCAGATCGGGAGATGTCTCTCCAAGATGGAAAATTTACAGCGGAACACGCGCCGGCGTCCCTCCGGACTCTGGATCGATACATGCTTCGGAATCGCGCTTCTCAagggcgcatgcgtcgcgtTTAATTTTTTTCGAAAGGCAGCATCGCTCTTTTCCAGTGCGTGATTGTCGTCTTTTTTGCACAAGTGGattatctctctctcttcggagGTTGCGTGTGCGGGGGACTCGAGGATCAGAGGCAGCGCTTCCACGCGGaggcttcgtctctgccttttttggAAAACGCGCGCACACGCAAGCAGGCATCTGTCCATTTTCAAACACACGGGAGTGTGGATCGGTATTCCCAGTCGCCCAGAAATGAGATGTGCGGGCGCGTTCTGTCCCCTGGCGAAAGGGGACACGCTACATCTAATAGCAATGGAAATGCAGTGGTCTCTCGAGTAGCTGAAGTAGCCATCGTCAATGTGAAAGAAGTGGATGAAGAAGATTGCATGATGTGTTTTTTCCGCGGGCGGGTGTTTTCACTCGAAAAAGGTTATCCATGCGTGGCATGGGGTGGGGCACCGGGGGAGGCAGCTTCTTCGGTATTCGTGAATCTTCCTGTAGTTTCGAGGAGATTAGAAGCCTCCTCGTTCACGCACTGGAAGAAAGACCTTCAAAACCAATGCGGCCCGCGAGGGAAACCAGCAGCCTCTGCGCTGCAACTACTTTCTGCTTCGAGACACGTGCGTGGCAGGCGAGATTTTCCACCTTCAAACGAAGGGAAGTCGCGAAAAgcagcgttttctctctctgcttttttccgtccctatctgtctctgtctatccaaacctatatatatatatatatatatatatatcaagTAACACCACACTCACGCGAAGCGGTGCATACACTTAGGTTGCCTGTCACATTGCGGCCTGTTCACTGAAGCGCCTTTTCTCAAGCACATGTGTCTCGGCGATTCTTCGAGCGTCGCACACACGTCGGGTTCTTCCGAAACAGGAGCCTGCGTGTCCAAGCAGCGTCAGCGAAAAAACAGTCACGAGAGAATCTTCCTCGAAAACCGGCCCCGTCGTTTCACACTAGCGCACCTTCTGCCACAGAGTtgcgcttcctttcctcttgtgTCCAGCGTATATTTGAAAAACAAACATTTGTACACAATCTGTACGAATATCACATTCACTTTGGTAGTCTCCATCCTGATGTTAGTGTGTACGGAAACCTTCTTAATCTAGGTTATTATCTGAGATTCGAGCGTTACATACCCGAATGTTGATTCGTCAACAATTTACGACTCGAAATGTAGTCAGTGGATGGGTTATTATTTGGGTTCCTCTGAGCCGTTGGGCGAGCCGTCGGCAGGCATCGCTATAGCGCTTCAAGATACAGAAGCATCTGGTGCATTTTCACGCGTTAAACTTCCCGCATATAAGAAGCCGCGGGACGGGAAAGTAGAGTGTTGCCGTtacgcgttttctgtgtAGGCCTGTGAGACACGGGGAAACAGCGGAACACGATTTTAGACTTGCGCTTTTGCACCGCAGACGACAGTGAGATCCGCGAATGCGCGGCAGCGCGTCTGTGAGATCCCAACGGGACTGGGAGCCTCTTGGAACCAAGCGGAGAGTCcaacgagagagcgacgcttGGCGTTTTCCGATACCCGAGTCAACAAAAAGTCTTGGCCTCAGCCACCTCGATCTGCCTGCAACCGCGTTGGACAGCCAAAAAGCGCTGAGAGAGCCTcgacaaaaagaagaacggcgagtcgagagagggaagcctGGGAGGCAACTTTTGCACGGGCAGAAGCAGAAGTTCCGTTCCGGTTTCACGGGGAGGAGAATTTTCAGACCCGGGCGGCGCAGCTGCGATTCGGTCAACGCAGAggcgcgtcttttctcgcgaggGAGACTGTTGTTTCGCCGAGAGGGACCAGATAACGAGGGCTTCTCGGCCCCAAACTGACACTTCTCCGATCtcagcgcctctctgctgggGAATTACCAAAGAGACGTTTCTCGCGGTTTTTTTCTGGCGGAAGGCAGCGCAAAAGACAAGACAGGGTGTGCGCTGGATTTGACCCGGCGCTTTTTCGAAACGCGTGCGCTTCTTCCGTGGTGAAAACCCGGAATTCAGAGCCCGCGGGAAAAGCCCCGAATgtcaggtgtatgtacactcgaGAAGCCGTCCAAAACGGTCGAGTGgctgtttccgtttttcctttttttctccggggtgaagcgaaaaggcgagagagtgTGCACACGCTGGTGTGTGTGCTGCACGAAGGCAGTTTCCCTCctgtctgtcttctctctcttacTAATTTGTGTCTTCCCTCTCAAAGTCGagcgtccttctcttcgccctcgccgacTCAAGAACGTAGCCCTTTCTCTCAAAGTTCTCCGGTTTCCcactctcttcgccttctgtttATTTCCCCGCTACGCGCTCTggctctgcctctccacctctgtgtctccggctctgtctcttcggccGTTTCCACAATCACGActgccttttttcgtcttcctcgtccgtcACTTGTCTTGGTTTTCTCTGAGGAAtcgtcgtttccctctgtttgttcctccctgctctctgcggccttctccgtcgttctgtctcctctgcacCCTGCTCGGCCTCacatctgtctcctctctgtctcccgctgcGTCCAAAGTACAAGTTCGActtgacacacacacacacgatCCCGCGCGCGTTTTtcagtttctttctctttctcgaattcttcgccgtcttccttcctcgcttctaGAATGGCGCAAACCGAAGGTGTTACCAACTCAGACTCCCCGAGATCCGCCGAGGCCTCGGAGAGGCCAGCAAGCAAGTTGCCGCCTCATGGGCTTTCAGAGCGGGCTCTACCTTGGGTAAAGATatttcctcgcttctcttgtcttctttttcgggCGTTGTGTCTTCTCAattctctcccgcctctctcctctcccgacCCTCGCTCTGTccgctccctctcctctgcgtctctaTTTGTGTGTCTGCTTCCTGCTacctcttccctctttctgtctttctttggAATCTTTGGTGGTgtgcttctgtctcgcgatttcttctctcttctcttcagagaagaggagttcgcgttttcctcctccagAGAGAGCAACTGCATTTCTGAGCGTCTCCTCCGGCTATGTTCGAGCTTCCTATCTCGACGAGATCGgcggcgtttctcctcggccGAAATCGAATCATTTACACAACCACAACATCTCtttctgcgctctcttctcaggTGGAGAAGTACCGTCCTGAGCGTCTCGACGACGTCTTGGCACATGATGACATCATCCGAACAAgtaaaaagagaaagaaaacgcctcttcctctgtcatTTTTACCTGCCGCCCGAGCCTCTCCTCTTTAGCCTTgcctgcttctctgcctctccgcttGCCTcatctgttttttttctcttcgctttgaaattcctgttttttcccgccGTGAGTGACCATGATCTCTGTGAGTATCGCTGCGACAGGGATCTCGGTGAGCCTCTTATGGGAAGGGACAAACCGCATgctctcctgttcttttccttctttcttgctctctctgtctcgcgttgcgtcttttttgcatctctttctcgccgtctgaTGAAAATAAGACGGGTACATGACTGAAATTTCAAGGTCACCGTGCGTCACGCGGCTGCGTGTGGACTGTCTCCTCAGTTCGCCATTATGTGGAGAAAGGCCAGCTGCcgcatcttctctttcatGGACCTCCTGGTAAACTCTCAAAAAACAGAATTTCGCACTGAAACAAATGCCATCCATAACCCCCGAATGGCTCTCAATtttcacatatatatacatatatatatatatatgtaaatatgaACGTATGCGTCTGTATAAATTTGAAATTATATGCGCATGCGGAATACATAAATCGTCTAGAAGTGCACGTGTTCGAACAGgggtgaagagagaaagatgtAACTCGGTACGGAAAGGCATATATGCGCACATGCAATACATCTACATccatatatagatatatatcaTGGATATAAGTGTGTACTGCTAATTTCTGCTCATCCTCAAGAATAGACGTAAATCTCGTGAGTCTGCGCCGCGTGGTTGATGACGACACCGGAGTGAAACTCTGCAGTTCTTTAGGAACCTGGCGACCTTTTGGTCTTTCTCATTTTGTCAAAAGTGCAAATTCCGCTCCCCTCCGCGCATCAAGATGTTGAAAGCTGCTCGAGAGGCTCTACGGTTTTAGGGTTTGTCGCCGACAGCTTTTCGCCACCTTGCTGTGTGTGCTGAGCGTTCGCAACGAAGCGTTTGCACACGAATGAGCGAATCGGGAAACGGGCAATTGCAGGAACTTTGGAAGTTCTCGTGACAGCGAGAAGATCAGGAGATTTGGctgttccttcgcttccAAGAAAGTGGCGTCGCCCGGGCGCGGTGTAGAGTATACGCAGGAGACCTGTCTGTACTctctggaggaagagaatTTTTTTCAAAGCACATGCGTGCCGTGGAcgtttcgtgttttctctgtccttcgtGCCTTCTGCTCAGGAACAGGGAAAACGTCGACTATCTTGGCGGTGGCGAAAGAATTCTACGGCAGCGCTGTTCGAACGCACGTGCTCGAGGTAGCATTTGTTTCCACGTTTTGATTCCTCTATTCACATAGAAGTCTAGCGTAGATTCACAGATGTATAGAAACGCATTCACCAACGCGTGCGTTgcttcatatatatgtatagatagatacatgtATTTGTGTGGATATGTTTACGTATATTTCGGttcatacatgtatacatagGTTGGTGGGGTTATAGCTATTGTGGATGTGTGGGTGTATGGGTGTATCTATACACACGTACAGATCTTTTTTTTAGAgagatatatatgcgtgAATTCGTAGAGAGTTTTGACGCTCTCGTAAGCGCAGGCGCTTCCATACTTGCAGATTCTTCTAATACATGTAGCTATTTGGAAGTGCACCTGCTGCTACCCACCGCAGATTCGTTGATATAGATGTACATACGTGTACACGCATAGATTTGTGTATGCATAtctcgtttcccctttccattcgtctttctcgtccccaTCTGCCGACTCGCTGGCGTATCGTCCTGCAAACGCTCGCTGCCGCTCTGAACggtctcttgttcttttttctttttgaTCAGCTCAATGCTTCGGACGATCGTGGCATCAACACCGTGCGCGAGCAAATCAAAACTTTTGCGGAGACGTCCTCCACGTCCTTCCAGTGAGTGGCGACTCGGTtactttctcttttcctccctcccaGAAAATCGGTCTCCTCCGTGTCTTCCTAGGCggcgctgtcgctctctcctgtctcttgaAACTGTTTTCCTGATTCGAGACGTAGGATGCTCCTCtaatgcacatgcacaccaCATAAACCATTTACAAACCGACAAAAGGATactaatatatatatatatatatatatatatgtagaagCATATTTTTATATGCATGTCTTTGAAGATGAATATATGTACATTTTTACACGAACCTGTTCAAGCATATctctatgtatgtatgcataatatatatatatatatagctcTATAAATTattgtatacatatatgaatGCAGACCTATGTACACTTGAATAGAGATGCATAGGCAAGTGAAGTATCACGTTCTCTTTCACAACTGCCCATGCTGAGGGATGTTTCTTTTTTAAAAGACGTAGAGAATCCTAGAAAGCTGATAACAGACcttgttttccttcgttttcgcgcggcctcgtcgcaTCCGGTTAGCCGTCCTCAAACCTCTGTCGGTGTcttgtgtgttttcttccgtctctaATCGCACGGTTCTCGTGTCTGTTTCTAATGTGATGTTTCCTtctgtcgtctccctctttctcgaaTTTCTGCGCATCTTGTCggcgcttctttttctcgattTGTAGCGGCCAGGGCCGGCTTATGTTCGGCAAACCCGCGGCGCCGACGGCGTCCGccgaaaaggaggaagcgagtTCGCTTGCGCAGAgccaagagaagagaggcggcgctgggCCTTCCTTGAAATTAATTATTCTCGACGAGGCCGATCAGATGACGAATGCGGCGCAGAACGCTCTACGAAGAAgtgaggaaacggagaataAAGTTAACAAGACGCACAAACCCCCcccagaaaacagagacagacagagacagagaaagagacaaacgacGACTGAGTCAACTCGGGGGAGTGAGGGAGCGAatttcttcgtctgtcgcgtAGCCGTCCCGTCTTCACACagttcgtttccttcttgtccgccttctctgtctcttgaTAGGAatcctcttttttctctgttcctctgactcttcctccccctttctctctttctcttcctcctctctcttcctcggtgcctcctctttcgtactgtttctttctttctctttctttccctttctctctttctcaccgcctttgcttttcctcGCGTGCCTGTGTGCCTTTTCCGGTTTTGCGCGGGCGCTGCAGTTATGGAGGCGTATGCGCGCAACGTCCGCTTTTGTTTGATCTGCAATTTCATCAACAAAATCACTCCGGCGATTCAGTCGCGATGCACAGGgtgaggaaaaggaaacaaacacgcagagacagaaacagcaaAAAAAGAAGGAGCAAAAAACCAgctttcctccgtcttttcgACTAGGGGGGAAAGAATGAGAAATTAACAGGGACGTGAGTACACaaacgagcgaggagagagagcgctgGGCCATCGAgccgaaagaagaagcaaaggccCAAAGtagaacagagacacaaaaaggaCGGGGGAGGACACGTGAAGGAAACACAAGCAACTCCTCGCCCAGTTGACACAGCCCAAGGAACGGTGCGCCCGCagtgtgtttctttctcccttttgttCGTCGCCATGGCCcgtctttgttttttcaaTTTCCGATTTCTCGTAGATTCCGCTTCacacctg
This sequence is a window from Neospora caninum Liverpool complete genome, chromosome V. Protein-coding genes within it:
- a CDS encoding putative activator 1 36 kDa; protein product: MAQTEGVTNSDSPRSAEASERPASKLPPHGLSERALPWVEKYRPERLDDVLAHDDIIRTIRHYVEKGQLPHLLFHGPPGTGKTSTILAVAKEFYGSAVRTHVLELNASDDRGINTVREQIKTFAETSSTSFHGQGRLMFGKPAAPTASAEKEEASSLAQSQEKRGGAGPSLKLIILDEADQMTNAAQNALRRIMEAYARNVRFCLICNFINKITPAIQSRCTGFRFTPVSSLSLKQKAAQIAEEETMKLSDDGLDALVKIARGDMRRLLNCMQASHLAHPGEVVNADIVHRTLGLPPPSEVTAMFERLLVADFFACCKELDELVNTKGYAMRDWVIAFHERILRVDWPVNVLITFVSRLADLEERLATGASEAVQMHAVVAAFFEARAGIQAAAAATPPIPSQ